From Thermoflexus sp.:
CGTGGAATACGAAGAGCGGATCGTGGATATCGCCCGTGTGGCGAAGGTCCATAAGGGCGGCCGATCCTTCTCTTTCCGGGTGGTCGCCGTGGTCGGTGATCGCAACGGACGGGTGGGGGTGGGGATCGGCAAGGCCCGGGCGGTTCCGGAGGCGATGCGGAAGGCCACGGAGCGCGCCCGACGGAATATGAAAAAGGTAGCCTTGCTGGGAACAACGATTCCCCATCCGGTCGTGGTGAAGTTCGGGGCCACGCGGCTGGTTCTGAAGCCCGCCTCACCGGGGACCGGCGTCATCGCCGCCGGGGGGGTTCGAGCGGTTCTGGAGGCCGCCGGAATCCGGGATGTGCTGACCAAGATCCTGGGAAGCACGAATCCGGTCAACGTGGTTTATGCCACCATGAAGGGGCTGGAGATGTTGCGCTCCCCTGAGGAGATCGCCAAGATTCGAGGGAAGCCCGTTGAAGATGTTATGCCACCATGGAGCCGTAAGCGCTATGAAGGGTGAGGGGGTTCGACAACTTCGAATCACGTTGGTGAAAAGTCCCATCGGGTATTCCCGGCGTCAGCGCCATACGCTGCGCACGCTGGGCCTGCGCCATTTGAACGATGTGGCAGAGTGGCCGGATACGCCAATTGTCCGCGGGATGATTCAAAAGGTCAGCCATCTGGTTCATGTGGAGGAGGTGGAGCGTGAAGCTTCATGAATTGAAGCCGGCGCCGGGCTCGAAGAAAGCGCGAAAGCGCGTGGGCCGCGGGCTCGGTTCGGGTCACGGGACCTACGCGGGGCGGGGTCGGAAGGGGCAGAAATCCCGTTCCGGTGATCGGAAGATGCCCCCGTATTTTGAGGGCGGGCGCACCCCTCTGGTCCGGCGTCTCCCCAAGGCGCGAGGGGAGGGCTTCACGCTGGTGGAGAAGGTCCGGTATCAGCCGGTCAATGTGGGGCAGCTGAATCGTTTTCCTCCCCATAGCGAGATCACTCCGCTGATCCTGGCACAAGCGGGCCTGCTGCGGGATCCAGAGGAGCCGGTGGTGATCCTGGGGGATGGGGAGCTGGACCGCCCGCTCCTCGTTCGGGCTCACCGCTTTTCGGCATCCGCCCGGGCGAAAATCGAGGCCGCCGGCGGCCAGGCGGTGGTGATCCCTCATTGAGGACCAGGATGGATCCGGGGGATCGCCTTTTCCCTCTGTCGATCTGCGGTGCGGGGAGGGATGGGCTCTCTCCATAGGCGCATGGGGGGCGGATCGCTTCAGGGGCCGCATGAGGGGCCATTGTGTCAGATCGTTGGGGCGGTTGGGAGCTTATAAGGAGGACTCATGCTGGACGCGTTGCGAAACGCATGGCATCTGCCGGATCTGCGGCGCAAGATCCTTTATACGCTGCTGATCCTGGTCATCTACCGCCTGGCCGCGCATATCCCGGTGCCCGGAGTGGACCGGGCGGCGCTGCAGCAGTTGCTTCAGGGCACCACCGCTGCCGGGCAGCTTTACATCATCCTGGACCTGCTCTCGGGTGGTGCTATTGCCAACTTCTCCATTATGGCGATGGGAGTCTACCCATATGTGACGGCCTCTATTATCCTTCAGCTTCTGGTTCCTATCGTTCCGCAACTGGAACGGCTGGTGAAAGAGGGGGGATCGGAGGGCCGTCGCAAGCTGGAACAATACACGTATTTCCTCACGGTCCCACTGGCTGCCCTTTACGCGATCGGCCAGGCCAACCTGCTCAGCGCTCCAGGGCGGGCGGTGCTGCCCAATTTCGGTTTCGCTCCTCACCAGCTGTTGCCGACCCTGACGGTGATCCTGACCATGACCGCGGGCACGATGTTCGCCATCTGGTTAGGTCAGTTGATCACCGAGCAGGGGATCGGCAATGGGCTCTCGCTGATTATCTTTGGTGGGATCGTGGCCCGGGCTCCATACAACCTCGCTCAGATCTGGACCAGCAATGGCCTGATGGGCATTCTGGTGTTCCTGACCCTCACCGTGATCACGGTGGCCGCGATCGTCTTCATCCAGGAAGGACAGCGACGGATCCCTGTCCAGTATGGCCGTCGAGTTCGGGGTCACCGCATCTACGGGGGCGGCAGCACGTATATCCCCCTCCGGGTGAACATGGCTGGGATGATCCCTCTCATCCTCGCTCAATCGGTGCTGGCGTTCCCGGCCATCATCGCGCAATTCTTCCAGTATTCCAGCAATGCGATCGTCGCAAGCATCGCCAACACCATCGTCAGCGTGTTCTCCGGGTTCCATGACGCCTACTGGCCCATGTATTTTATTACCGTTGTTGCTTTTACTTACTTTTACACGGATGTGATGTTGCAGCAGATGAACCTGGCGGATACCCTGCAGAAGCAAGGGGGATTTATCCCGGGCATCCGGCCCGGGAAGGCCACTGAGCAGTATATCAATCGGATCTCCCGGCGCATCACCCTGGTGGGGGCGCTGTTCCTGGGGATCCTGGCGATCCTGCCCTGGCCGGTGCGTTCGGTGCTCCAGACCAATGTGCTGCTTTTCAGCAGCGCCGCGCTCCTGATCGTGGTCGGCGTGGTCCTCGATACCATGCGGCAGCTGGAGGCGCAGCTGGTGATGCGCCACTATGAGGGCTTCATCCGATGAGCCGTTTGCGCTTCGATGGAGTCATGGAATGATGCCCTTGGATCTGATCCTGCTGGGGCCTCCAGGTGCGGGGAAGGGGACGCAGGCCAAGATCCTCAGCCAGCGCCTGGGCATCCCTCATGTGGCCAGCGGTGATCTCTTTCGCGATCACCTGCATCGTCAGACCCCCCTGGGCCAGCTGGCCCGTCAGTATATGGATCGAGGCGAGCTGGTGCCGGATGATGTGACCATCGGGATGATTCGGGAGCGATTGGAGCAGGCGGATTGCCGCCACGGAGTGATCCTGGATGGGTTCCCTCGAACGCCTGCTCAGGCTCAGGCGCTCGATGAGCTTCTGGCCGGGATGGGCCGATCCCTGACGGCGGTCCTTTATATCCGGGTGCGTGACGAACTGCTGCTCCGGCGTCTGGCAGGGCGCTGGACCTGTCGGACATGCGGCGCGGTGTATCATGTGGAGTTCAACCCGCCCCGCGTGCCGGGCCGCTGCGATCTCGATGGGGGCCCGCTCTATCAGCGCGAAGATGACACCGAAGAGGTTCAGCGGCGGCGTATCCAAGTTTACCAGGAGCAGACGGCGCCCCTGGTTTCGTTTTATCGGGAGCGGGACTTGCTGGTGGAAATCGATGGGGAACGGCCCATCCCGGAGGTGACGGAGGAGCTGATCCGGGCGATCGAAGTGCGGAAGGCGGTGGATCCATGAGCCCGCGGGTGATCCCTCGAACAGGCCGGGCGGCGGCGGGGATCCGGCTGAAGACGTGGGCTGAGATCCGGATGATGCGGGAAGCCGGTCGGATTGTGGCTGAGGTGCTGGCCGCCATGCGCACCATGGTCCAGCCCGGCGTCGCCACCGCCGAACTGGATCGGTGGGCTGAGGATTACATCCGCCGCCGGGGAGGGATCCCGGCTTTCAAGGGTTATCCCAGCATGAAGGATGAGGGGGGGCCGCCTTACCCGGCTACGCTCTGCACCTCCGTGAACCATGTGCTGGTTCACGGCATCCCCGGCCCCTACCGGCTGAAGGAAGGGGATATCATCAGCATCGATGTGGGGGTCAACTTCCGGGGCTATTACGCGGATGCGGCGATCACGCTGCCCGTTGGCTCCATCCCTCCGGAGGTCCGTCGACTTCTGGAAGTCACAGAAGCGGCCCTGTGGGCGGCGATCGCTCAGGCCCGGCCCGGTCGACGTCTGGGGGATATCCAGTGGGCCATTCAACATACGGTGGAATCTCAGGGATTCCGTGTGGCCCGCGAATTCACCAGCCATGGGATCGGGCGAGCCCTCCATGAGCCGCCCTCCTTTGTGAATCGGGGCCATCCCGGTCGGGGTCTCCCCCTGCGACCGGGGATGACGATCGCAATCGAGCCGATGGTCACAATGGGCGATTGGCGGACCCGTATTCTGGAGGATGGATGGACCGTCATCACACTGGATGGAAGCCTGGCGGCCCATTTCGAGCATACCATCGCGATTACGGAGGGGGATCCGATCATCCTGACCGCTCTGGAGGATGATCCACGTCTGGCCTCGTGAGCTTCGATAAGGTCTGGATAAATGAAGCGGGAGGTTCCTCGGGGGGCTCTGGTGGCCAGCCCTGAAACCTTCTATGGGGAAGCCCGCTGCGCGGCCTCTTATGCCGTCAGACATGGCCATTGAAAAGCCCGGGGGCTCCGGGTGGAAAGTGGAAACCTCTCCTTCGTTTGGATAAAATAAGGGTTTGCTGCGCTCATCGCAGACACTCCGTTGTGGGCAGTCGAGCGGCTCATTGGAGATCCGGAGCGCGTTCCCTGTCTGCGAATTCTATCGTGGGAGGGTGCGATGAAGGTCACACCGTCTGTCCGCCGGCGATGTCCGAAATGTAAAATCGTTCGGCGCAAGGGGGTGGTGCGGGTGATCTGTGAAAATCCCAAGCATAAGCAGCGGCAAGGATGATCGAGGGTTGGCCAAGCAATGGGGATCTGAAAGAGGAGGGAGCATTCAATGGCCCGAATTGCTGGTGTGGAATTGCCCCGGGATAAGCGGGTGGAGATCGCCCTCACCTATATCTTTGGGATCGGTCGTTCCCTCGCCAAGAAGATCCTGCAGCAGACGGGGGTGAACCCGGATAAACGGGTGAAAGATTTGACGGAGAGCGAGGTGAACCTCCTACGGGAGACCATTGAGCGGAACTACAAGGTAGAGGGCGATCTGCGCCGCGAGATCGCGATGAATATCAAGCGGCTGATCGATATCGGGTGCTATCGAGGATTGCGACACAAAATGAATCTTCCAGTGCGGGGCCAGCGGACCCGAACCAACGCTCGCACTCGTAAGGGTCCGCGGAAGACGGTGCCCGGTCGCGGCCGCAAGCGCGGCGCTAAGAAGAAGTGATCTGGAATTATAGAAAGGACATCTCGGATGTCCTCCGTAGCCCATGGCCCCTGTCCGGAGGATGGAGGAGGGCATCCGATTTCATCTTCAGGCTGTCGAGATCATGCGCGATCACCGGGAGGGAGGCATCTATGGCGCGAGGTTCGAGGGGGGGTCGAAAGGCCCGCAAGAATGTCACCCGAGCTCACGTTTACATCCATGCAACGTTTAACAATACCATCGTCACGGTTACGGATCCCAACGGGGATACTCTGACGTGGGCCAGTGGGGGGACCATCGGCTATAAGGGTTCAAAGAAGAGCACCCCCTACGCGGCGCGTCTGGCGGCCGAACAGGCGGCTCGAAAAGCGATGGATATGGGGGTTCGGGAAATCGATGTCTTCATCAACGGCCCGGGCCCCGGGCGCGAGGCAGCGCTGCGTGCGCTGCACGCGATGGGGCTGAAGATCCGATCGATCACCGATGTCACGCCCATCCCCCACAACGGATGCAAGCCGCCTTCTAAGCGCCGGGTGTAGGGTGAGCTTACGGCCCAGGAAGCAAACGGGGCGTCCATCTGAACTGCATGGGAGCGAGACCCAGTTTGGGAGGAGCGAATGGCACGTTATATCGGACCGGTCTGTCGGTTATGTCGCCGGGAAGGCGAGAAGCTTTATCTGAAAGGGGAGCGTTGCTTTAGCCCGAAGTGTGCGATTGAACGACGAAATTATCCCCCCGGCCAGCATGGTCGGGAGCTGCAATTCCGCCGAAGCCGGCCTTCGGATTACGGGCTTCAGCTGCGGGAGAAGCAGAAGTTGCGGCGGATCTATGGGGTGCTGGAGCGCCAGTTCCGACGCTACTTTGAAATCGCCCAGCGGGCGCGGGGGATGACGGGCGCCCTCCTGCTGATCCTGCTGGAACGCCGTCTGGACAATGTGGTCTATCGTCTGGGGTTCGCCAGTTCACGGGCTCAGGCGCGACAGTTGGTCCGCCATGGTCATTTTGAAGTCAACGGCCGCAAGGTCGATATCCCTTCCTATCAGGTGAAGCCGGGCGATGTCATCCGGGTGCGGGATAGCAGTCGGGAGAAGGAGTATTTCAAGAACATCATGGAGCGCCTGGAGGGCCACCGCCCGCCGCCATGGCTCCAGCTGAACCCCCAGGATCTATCGGGCCAGGTGTTGCGTCTTCCGGTGCGAGAGGAAATCGATACGCGGGTGCAGGAGCATCTCATCGTGGAGTTCTATTCGCGATAACGGGGAGGGATCCGGAACGAATTCCCAAAATCTTCCTCTCCCCAGCTCCTTCCGCATATGAGGTGGCTCGAGGCGATGCGGGGGTTACAGGGAAGGTCCGATGCTCGACCTGGCTCCCGAAGCGACAAGGAGAAATCTATGTTCCTGTTTGATCGGCAAAGGAGGCTTGAGTGGCGGGCGTAACGTTGGTTCTGCCGAAGGTGGAAGCGGAAATCCTGACGCAGTCCTATGGGCGTTTTGTCATCAGCCCCCTGGAGCCGGGCTATGGGGTGACCATTGGGAACGCCCTCCGGCGGGTGCTGTTGAGCTCGTTGCCGGGCGCGGCGGTGACCAGCATCCGGATCACCGATGTGCCCCATGAATACTCGACGATCCCGGGCGTCCGGGAGGACGTGATCCAGATCATTCTGAACATCAAACAGCTTCGAATGAAGCTCTACGGGGACGGCCCGGCCCGCCTGCGGCTGGAAGTGGCCGGCGAGGGGGTGGTCACGGCGGCGGACATTCAGTGCCCCCCCGAAGTGGAGATCGTGAACCCGGATCTCTATTTATTCACTGTGGATGATGATCGGACCCGTCTGGAGATCGAGATGACCGTCGAGCGCGGGCGGGGATATTCGCCAGCGGAAGAGCGGGGCCGCCTTCCCATCGGGGAGATCCCGGTGGATGCCATCTTCAGCCCAGTCCGGCGCTGCACTTTTGAGATCGATCGGGCCCGTGTAGGGCAGCGGACCACCTATGACCGGCTGGTGATGGAGATCTGGACGGATGGGACGATGGGACCGAAAGATGCTTTGATCGAAGCGGCCCGGTTGTTGCTGCAACATTTCTCCCTGATCTCGGAGTTCGTGGGGCCTGAGGAGGTGGAAGCCCCGCCCCAGCCGGCGCGGGAGATGATCCCGCCTCAGGCTTACGAGACATCCCTGGAGAGCCTGGAGCTGAGCGCGCGGGTGATCAATCCCCTTCGACGGGCAGGCATCACCACCGTGGGCCAGGTCCTCGAGCTGTTCTATCGGGGGGAGGAGGCGCTGCTTTCTGTTCGCAATTTCGGGGCCAAGTCCCTGGAGGAATTGAAGGAGCGCCTGATCGAGCGGGGCTTTCTGAGGCCTGAGGATCTGCCGCAGCCCGCAGAGGAGACGGAGGAGGCCTGACCATGCGCCATCGAGTTGCCGGGAAGACATTGAGCCGAGATAAAGACCATCGGGAAGCCCTGGCCCGGAATCTGGCGACTCAGCTCTTTCTGCATGGGGCGATCGAAACCACCGAGGCCAAGGCGAAATTCGTCCAGGCCTATGCGGAGAAATTGATCACCCTGGCCAAGCAGGCGCTGGAGGATCCTTCGAAGCAGGTGGCCGCGCGGCGGCTGGCGGCGGCTCGCCTGTATGGCCGCGAGGTGGTCAAAAAGCTTTTCGATGAGATCGCCCCGCGCTACAGGGACCGGAACGGGGGATACACCCGGATTTATAAGCTCGGATTCCGTCGAGGAGACGCGGCACCGGTGGCCCGTCTGGAGCTGGTTCAGGAATAGCCTGGCCTTTTCCGAGACCTGCACAAGGGCAATGCGGCTGCTCTCCCCCGTGGGATGGGCGTCATCCCTGTCCAGCGTTGGGGCAGAGCGGGCCGGCCCCTCTTCCAAAGGCCTCCTGCCGTGGGATGCGGAATGCGGATCTGGGCAGCCCTGGCTTATGAAGGCACAAGGTATCGGGGGTTCCAGCGCCTGGCCCCGTCCCATGAGCCGACGATCCAGGGCGTTCTGGAAGCGACCCTCCAGCATCTGGCCGGAGCTCCGATCCGGGTGCGGGGGGCCGGCCGCACGGATGCGGGGGTTCATGCGTTCGGCCAGGTGGTCGCTTTTGATATCTCCTGGCGGCATTCCCTGGAGGATCTGCAGCGGGCCCTGAATGCCCTCCTGCCATTCGACATGGTGGTCTGGGCTCTGGGGGAAGCGCCGCCGGATTTCCATCCCCGTCGGGAGGCTCAGACCCGGATCTATCGCTACCTGATCTACAACGGGCCCCGGCGGGATCCTTTCGGGCGCACGCTGGCCTGGCATGTGCCGTCGCCCCTTGATGTCATGGCGATGCGTCAGGCTGCCGCCCTCTGGGTGGGGCGCCATGACTTCGGGGCGTTTGGCCGCCCCCCCAGAGGTCAGAATACTGTGCGGGAGGTCCGAAGGGCCGCCGTCGTCGCCGACGGGGAATGGGTGGCGTTTGAGATCGAGGCGGATGCGTTTCTTTATCATATGGTTCGCATTATGGTGGCGGTACTGGTCGCCATCGGCCGGGGGGAGCGGCCCCCGGAAGCGGCGGCCGCCTACCTGAGGCGACCGGATGCCTATCCAGCCCATGCGCCGGCTCCGCCGTATGGCCTCTATTTCGTGGGCGCGCGCTATGAGCGGATTTCGATTCCGCCGCCACCGAAGTTCTTGCCCGATTGCCTTCGAGGCTTGCAGGACCAATAGAGCTCCGTCCATCTCAGCCTGTTGCAGGAGGGAGAGCGCCGTGAAAACTTACGTCACCAAGCCGGCCGATATCCGGGCGGAATGGTGGGTCGTGGATGCAACCAACCAGAACCTGGGTCGGTTGGCCAGCCGGATCGCCCAAATCCTTCGCGGGAAGCATAAGCCGTATTTTGACCCTTCGCAGGATTGCGGGGACTATGTGATCGTGATCAATGCCGCCAAGGTGGCGGTTCATCCCCGCCATCTGGAGCAGAAGGTGTATTACCGTCACAGCGGATATCCAGGCGGTTTGCGGGAAATCCCCATGCGCCGGATGTTGCAGACCCATCCCGAGCGGGTGATTCAGAGGGCGGTGTGGGGGATGCTGCCGAAGAACCGTCTGGGGCGGCGCATGCTGAAGAAGCTAAAGGTCTATCCTGGGCCGGAGCATCCGCATCAGGCCCAGCAGCCTAAACCGCTTCCCCTGTGAATGGGTTCCGTTCGCTCAAGCCGGGCTTACGCTGTTTCGCTTCGGTCGGCGAGGGGGCATGGCCTTTTCCTCTCTTTTCAGAGCTCAGCAGCGTAAGCCCGCTCCCATCGTCCACTTGATCCAGAGGGAGAGGAGCGCCTATGGCCGCTGTTGTGGAAGGGCTCACTTTTGAGGCTTTCAAAGGCCGTCCTTATGTTGAGGGCGTGGGTCGACGCAAGCGGGCCGTCGCCCGGGTTCGTCTATATACGGGTGGAAGGGGAGTGTTTATTGTGAATAACAAGCCCGTGCAGGATTACTTTGTCCGCGAGCAGGATCTCCATCATCTGTTTGAGCCGCTCCGCCTGGCCGGCCTGGAAGGGAAGCTGGATGTCACGGTGAGGGTCGAGGGAGGTGGCCTCACGGGCCAGGCCGGCGCGATTCGCCTGGGGCTGGCCCGCGCCCTGCTTCTGGTGGATCCGGGTTTGCGCCCCCTGCTGAAACAGCATGGCATGCTGACCCGTGATCCTCGGGAGAAAGAGCGCAAGAAGCCCGGGCTCCGGCGCGCGCGCAAGGCACCTCAGTCGCCTAAGCGTTGAATACCATGATTATGATTTCCCCGTGGGCCAGATGGGCTGTCCTCGGCAGGCCCGTCTGGCCCCGATGGGGTTTCTCTCCCCGCCCTCAACCCGAGGACACTATCCGGCTCTAAAGGCTCAGAATCCGCCGGAGCTCTCGAAGGACCAGGGTGGGTCGTTCGTCTCGTAAAAGGGGCAATCGAATACGGGTCCGGCGGATTTGATCGAGATCGATGGAGGCCAGGATCAGGGCTTCGTCGAAATAAGGGCCTTGCACCACCAGATCCCCGCTCGGATCGAAAATGGTCGACCCCCCCCAGAAGTTCTGTCCATCCTCAAATCCGGCGCGGTTCACATGGATGACGAAAACGGTGAAAAGGCTCGCATAGGCCTGATTGACCAGTTCGACCCATTTTGCGCTTCCGAACTTCCCCGGAATTCCCAATCCGCGTCCCGGGCTCGCCGAGGTGAAGATCAGCACCTCCGCCCCATCCAGCCAGAGGAGGTAAGGCGGGCTGATGTGCCAGAAATCCTCGCAGATCAACAATCCGAAGCGTCCGAAGCGGGTATCGAAAGCCCGAACCTGATCCCCGGGGGCCATATCCCGGCCCTCATCGAACATCCCATAAGTTGGAAGATAAACTTTGCGATGGCGATGGATTATATGTCCCCCAGCCAGATAAGCGCCTGTCGTGTAGTAGCGCCCTCGTTCATCCATCTCCACGAACCCGACGACCAGGTCGGCCCGCCGGCTCGCTTCCAGCAGGGGCTGGAGAACCGGATGGTTCGGTTCAGGACGTATGGCCACTTCATATGTGAGATCCTGAAGCACATATCCGGTGAGGGAAAGCTCAGGGAACACGATCAGCTCGGCGCCTCGGGCTACTGCGTCCTCAATGACCTCCAGATGTTTGTGGAGGTTGGCCTGCAGATCGCCCAGCCGTGGATAGATCTGAGCCAGACCGATTTTCAGGGCCTTCATTCGGAGACCTCCACCATGGCCGTTTTGTGAAATAATAACCTGGGGCGGGTGTCCACCGCCAGAGGTGGTCCTGAGGAGGGAACCGACCGGCCCAAAGACCGGTGAGACGCATGCGATGCTCTTTGTTAGCCCAGTGAACGAAGCCCTGGATGGGGAGAGGTCCTGGCGATGCGATCTTCCACGCGATGGGCTTGGGTTCTGGTTGTGGGAATGGCGGCCTGCACATCGATGACAAGGCCTCCCAGGTTGCTTGTCCTGTGGCATGCCCTGGACCCCGAGCGGGCTGTTGCCCTGGCCCGGCTCACAGAGGCCTATATGGCGGAGCATCCCAACATCGCGATCTATATCGAGGCGTTCCCCTCGACTCAAGAGCTGCTCAACCGGCTACAGCGGCCATCGGAGCGAGGGCCGGACCTGGTCCTGATTCCGGCGGAGGTGGTGCCGGAGCTGTGGGAGGCCGGGCGGCTGGTTCCTCTTCGCCCATGGCTGGAGGATCCGCAGTATGGGCTATCGGCGGAGGAGCGGGAGGATCTGCTGGCTCCGGTGACCCCCGGCTCCGTTCCATTCCTGCGGGATGGGCTCATTATGTATGCGGATGAGGATCGATTGCTGGAATCCGGTTTTGAGCAACCTCCGACGGATTGGGGAGGGATTCATCAGGTGTGCATGCGGGGAGCGCTGGATCTGAATGGGGATGGGCGTCCGGATACGGCGGGCTGGATCGCCCCGCGGGATGCGCATGTGCTCCAGGGGTGGCTGGCCCAGCGTTCCGTAGCGGATCTGAAGGGATGGGTCGAAGACCTGGCCTTCATGCTGAGGGTGGAATGCGGCCGCCTGATGGATCCCCCATCCGCGTTACAGGCTTTTCTGGAAGGCGAGACCGTGATCCTGTTCGGCCCTACGCGCTGGCTTCCTATCCTGGAGCGGGAGGCCGAAGCCGGGCGGTTAAGGTTCCGGCTGGCCCTGGCTCCCCTGCCCGGCCCATCCGGGCAGGGGAGGGCGATCCTGCCCGGATGGGGATGGGATCTGGCGATCACCGCCCGGGATCCGGAGCAACAAATGGCGGCATGGCGGTTCCTGCACTGGGCCGTGGGGGTCGAGGCGCAGACCCGTTGGGCACAGGATGCGCGATCGATCCCCGTTCGCCGCGCGGCCGCCATGCGATTGCGCCAGCTCACGGGCGCGGAGGCCCGGCTGGGTATGCTGCTCCGCTGGGCGCTCCAGGGATACTGGGAGGAACCTGCAGCGGGGCAAAGTGCGCTGGATCGCCTGAATGAGGCGATCCAGCTGCTGGAAGGCGGAGCCGATGTGTCGGTCATCCTGGACCGATTGCCGCGTCCATAAGGGCGGAATACTCGGACATCTCCACGCCTATCCGATTAGGGAGGGGAACAGTGGGTTCCTCCGGCGCTCATCTCGAAGTCTGGTTGCTCGCGGCCATCGAGGCCGCGCTGGCTGGCGGAGCGGTCCTTCGCGCCTGCTGGCCGATGTCCCGCCAGGTGCATGAGAAAGGGTTTCGGGATTGGGTGACCTCCGCGGATCTGGCGGCCCAGGAGGCGATCTTGACGGTTATCCGGCGCCATGGTCCGGAACATCGGATCCTGGCAGAGGAGGGAGATCACGGGCCAGCGGGCGTAGATATAGAGGAAGGGCCTGTTTGGGTTGTCGATCCCCTGGATGGGACCACAAACTTTGCCCGACGGTTTCCGTGCTTTTCGGTATCGGTCGGGCTGCTGGTGGATGGCGAGCCCGTGGTGGGGGCCATCTATGATCCGCTGAAGGATATGCTGTTCACGGGGGCGCGAGGACGCGGCGCCTTCCTGAACGGAAAGCCGATCCGGGTGAGCGAGACGGAGCGGTTAGAGCAGGCGCTGATCGGGTTGGATTGGGGACACCAGAATGAGACGCGAGAGCGAATCTTGGGGTGGCTCAGCCGGCTGGCGGTGCGCTGTCAAACCGTTCGCGCCATCGGATCCGCGGCCCTGGGGATGGCCTATGTGGCGGCCGGATGGCTCGATTTCTATTTTCACTTTGCGCTGCAACCATGGGATGTGGCTGCAGCTGCAGTGATCGTTCGCGAGGCAGGAGGAACCATTTATCAACCGGATGGCGCGCCGTGGTCCTTCCGAAGCTCCGCCGCCGTGGTGAGCAATGGGCGGCTGGAGCGCGCGGTCTGGGCCGCTATGGGGATGTAAAGCGGAGCTTCGACGCGGGAGCGAAGACCCGGAGGGGGTCGGATGCCTAACCCCCTTCGGGAGACAGGAGCCAGGAGCCCAGCGATTTGACAGATTCGCAGTTCTCTGTTAATATGGAAAAGCGCGGTGAGCACATGCGTGAAGGGAGGTCGAAGGCTGGACCGCCGGTCGGCTGAGACGCCCCGGCGGTTCTTTGTTGCCCTGGAATCGGTCCCACGCCGTCCTCCAGGCGATCGCCAGACCCCTTCTCTCTCAACAGAAGCCCTGCTCAGGCTTCCCCCTCAAAATTTTTCGAGGAGTTCGTCCGATGTCTGAAGCGCGCATGAAGGGGACCGTTCGCTGGTTCAACCGCACCAAGGGTTACGGGTTCATCCGGCCTGATCACGGGGAGAAGGACATCTTCGTCCACTACTCCGGGATCGCGGGGGATGGTTTCCGGAACCTGGAGGAAGGGGACCGGGTGGAATTCAGCGTCCGG
This genomic window contains:
- a CDS encoding inositol monophosphatase family protein, producing MGSSGAHLEVWLLAAIEAALAGGAVLRACWPMSRQVHEKGFRDWVTSADLAAQEAILTVIRRHGPEHRILAEEGDHGPAGVDIEEGPVWVVDPLDGTTNFARRFPCFSVSVGLLVDGEPVVGAIYDPLKDMLFTGARGRGAFLNGKPIRVSETERLEQALIGLDWGHQNETRERILGWLSRLAVRCQTVRAIGSAALGMAYVAAGWLDFYFHFALQPWDVAAAAVIVREAGGTIYQPDGAPWSFRSSAAVVSNGRLERAVWAAMGM
- a CDS encoding cold shock domain-containing protein; this translates as MSEARMKGTVRWFNRTKGYGFIRPDHGEKDIFVHYSGIAGDGFRNLEEGDRVEFSVRQTAKGPQAYDVIRTSA
- the rplM gene encoding 50S ribosomal protein L13, with the protein product MKTYVTKPADIRAEWWVVDATNQNLGRLASRIAQILRGKHKPYFDPSQDCGDYVIVINAAKVAVHPRHLEQKVYYRHSGYPGGLREIPMRRMLQTHPERVIQRAVWGMLPKNRLGRRMLKKLKVYPGPEHPHQAQQPKPLPL
- the truA gene encoding tRNA pseudouridine(38-40) synthase TruA, with the translated sequence MRIWAALAYEGTRYRGFQRLAPSHEPTIQGVLEATLQHLAGAPIRVRGAGRTDAGVHAFGQVVAFDISWRHSLEDLQRALNALLPFDMVVWALGEAPPDFHPRREAQTRIYRYLIYNGPRRDPFGRTLAWHVPSPLDVMAMRQAAALWVGRHDFGAFGRPPRGQNTVREVRRAAVVADGEWVAFEIEADAFLYHMVRIMVAVLVAIGRGERPPEAAAAYLRRPDAYPAHAPAPPYGLYFVGARYERISIPPPPKFLPDCLRGLQDQ
- a CDS encoding nitrilase-related carbon-nitrogen hydrolase, with the protein product MKALKIGLAQIYPRLGDLQANLHKHLEVIEDAVARGAELIVFPELSLTGYVLQDLTYEVAIRPEPNHPVLQPLLEASRRADLVVGFVEMDERGRYYTTGAYLAGGHIIHRHRKVYLPTYGMFDEGRDMAPGDQVRAFDTRFGRFGLLICEDFWHISPPYLLWLDGAEVLIFTSASPGRGLGIPGKFGSAKWVELVNQAYASLFTVFVIHVNRAGFEDGQNFWGGSTIFDPSGDLVVQGPYFDEALILASIDLDQIRRTRIRLPLLRDERPTLVLRELRRILSL
- a CDS encoding DNA-directed RNA polymerase subunit alpha yields the protein MAGVTLVLPKVEAEILTQSYGRFVISPLEPGYGVTIGNALRRVLLSSLPGAAVTSIRITDVPHEYSTIPGVREDVIQIILNIKQLRMKLYGDGPARLRLEVAGEGVVTAADIQCPPEVEIVNPDLYLFTVDDDRTRLEIEMTVERGRGYSPAEERGRLPIGEIPVDAIFSPVRRCTFEIDRARVGQRTTYDRLVMEIWTDGTMGPKDALIEAARLLLQHFSLISEFVGPEEVEAPPQPAREMIPPQAYETSLESLELSARVINPLRRAGITTVGQVLELFYRGEEALLSVRNFGAKSLEELKERLIERGFLRPEDLPQPAEETEEA
- a CDS encoding extracellular solute-binding protein, with protein sequence MLVLWHALDPERAVALARLTEAYMAEHPNIAIYIEAFPSTQELLNRLQRPSERGPDLVLIPAEVVPELWEAGRLVPLRPWLEDPQYGLSAEEREDLLAPVTPGSVPFLRDGLIMYADEDRLLESGFEQPPTDWGGIHQVCMRGALDLNGDGRPDTAGWIAPRDAHVLQGWLAQRSVADLKGWVEDLAFMLRVECGRLMDPPSALQAFLEGETVILFGPTRWLPILEREAEAGRLRFRLALAPLPGPSGQGRAILPGWGWDLAITARDPEQQMAAWRFLHWAVGVEAQTRWAQDARSIPVRRAAAMRLRQLTGAEARLGMLLRWALQGYWEEPAAGQSALDRLNEAIQLLEGGADVSVILDRLPRP
- the rpsI gene encoding 30S ribosomal protein S9, whose product is MAAVVEGLTFEAFKGRPYVEGVGRRKRAVARVRLYTGGRGVFIVNNKPVQDYFVREQDLHHLFEPLRLAGLEGKLDVTVRVEGGGLTGQAGAIRLGLARALLLVDPGLRPLLKQHGMLTRDPREKERKKPGLRRARKAPQSPKR
- the rplQ gene encoding 50S ribosomal protein L17 translates to MRHRVAGKTLSRDKDHREALARNLATQLFLHGAIETTEAKAKFVQAYAEKLITLAKQALEDPSKQVAARRLAAARLYGREVVKKLFDEIAPRYRDRNGGYTRIYKLGFRRGDAAPVARLELVQE